In a genomic window of Helianthus annuus cultivar XRQ/B chromosome 10, HanXRQr2.0-SUNRISE, whole genome shotgun sequence:
- the LOC110880559 gene encoding uncharacterized protein LOC110880559, with product MGPIWEWDWKRSPNSDEEWEQFNSLGKKLSLIQIRHTEDKWYWGEQPAGGFFTPEVRAKIIGGESIEVNISNTFWNNFKINSFVWRAIQNRIASKHELAKRGVILENQNCRRCGGEESSADHILVECPASRTVWWLVLLWIKFPMHKDEWKILDVLKTVEEMNGPKGWKKIVGVIIRTTLWFIWKSRNDVEFNNISLASERTADLIKEMTYIWITNRSRYKKGSIGRGGKSLTFVM from the coding sequence ATGGGGCCTAtatgggaatgggattggaaaaGAAGTCCAAATTCGGATGAAGAATGGGAACAATTTAATAGTTTGGGTAAAAAACTTTCTTTGATACAAATCAGACATACAGAGGATAAATGGTACTGGGGTGAGCAACCAGCTGGTGGTTTTTTTACACCGGAAGTTAGAGCCAAAATTATAGGAGGCGAGTCGATTGAAGTTAATATTTCAAATACATTTTGGAATAACTTCAAAATAAATTCTTTTGTGTGGCGTGCAATTCAGAATAGAATTGCAAGTAAACATGAACTGGCGAAAAGGGGAGTGATTCTAGAAAATCAAAACTGCAGGAGATGTGGTGGAGAGGAATCTTCAGCTGATCATATCTTGGTGGAATGCCCAGCTTCGAGAACTGTGTGGTGGTTAGTCTTATTATGGATTAAATTCCCAATGCATAAAGATGAATGGAAGATTTTGGATGTGCTTAAAACTGTGGAGGAGATGAATGGACCGAAAGGCTGGAAAAAAATAGTGGGTGTGATTATTAGAACAACGCTTTGGTTTATTTGGAAATCCAGAAATGATGTGGAGTTCAATAACATTTCTCTTGCTTCGGAAAGAACAGCGGATCTTATTAAAGAAATGACATACATCTGGATTACTAATAGATCAAGGTATAAGAAGGGGTCAATTGGGAGAGGTGGAAAGAGTTTAACATTCGTGATGTGA
- the LOC110883996 gene encoding U-box domain-containing protein 3 — MQAGMDMEKLLKCLTNSLSRFIHLVTFGAPTSLPSQQDYKYVANSLKLFKRVLDNIDESCIHSDESLCKEFEELDVVVNEAREFIENWNVHMSKIYGVVQSRHLISKIQTCSVKICETVYGSLESSSSTTSTSTLVDTQRFVEELKNLKSETVSEKLEGALKFVREQKVPPLELIMEIIELLRLSSTHELLKEIVAVEKENIKVNQPNDINYISDLVFHIRETMVNLESFKTINGVSVPPYFICPLTLQLMFDPVIVSTGQTYERDSIQKWLNNGLLRCPVTRQTLSHRNLIPNYTVKALISNWCDENNIKVNRTVDHPDNCDKSSSEDQVVSNLTIENGFDRLSFQKSNHRSTEESCSHSRSESTSTAVSSSEHLCEMSGETASDTGVSPHSYPITVSPLPDSSRNDTTTFSYVKQLVSDLKSPSNETQTKAAEEIRYLAKNNMENRILIGQSGAIQPLVSLLHSNQKLTQEHAVTALLNLSINGNIKSMIAESGAVEPLIHVLETGNTCAKENAAAALFSLSLLEEYRVKIGQSGAVKPLVDLLGSGTLRGKKDAATALFNLSIFHENKARIIQAGAVRYLVELMDPETQMVDKAVALLSNLASVPEGCLVIAREGGIPLLVEVVETGSQRGKENAASILLQLCLNSPKYCRLVLQEGAVPPLVALSQSGTSRAKEKAQQLLSHFRSQRENASGRGKS; from the exons atGCAAGCAGGGATGGATATGGAAAAGCTCTTGAAATGTTTGACTAACAGCCTTTCTCGATTCATTCATCTTGTCACGTTTGGTGCACCTACGAGCCTGCCAAGTCAGCAGGACTACAAATACGTTGCTAATTCGCTAAAGCTTTTTAAACGCGTACTTGACAACATTGATGAATCCTGCATACACTCGGATGAATCTCTGTGTAAGGAGTTTGAAGAACTTGATGTTGTTGTAAACGAGGCCCGAGAGTTCATCGAGAATTGGAATGTTCACATGAGCAAAATTTACGGG GTTGTGCAAAGCAGacatcttatttcaaaaattcaaacATGTTCGGTCAAGATTTGTGAAACCGTATACGGGTCATTGGAGTCTTCATCATCAACTACATCTACTTCCACTTTAGTTGATACTCAG CGTTTTGTGGAGGAATTAAAGAATTTAAAGTCGGAAACTGTATCCGAGAAGTTGGAAGGAGCCCTAAAATTCGTAAGAGAACAAAAGGTTCCTCCATTAGAACTTATAATGGAAATCATAGAATTGCTTCGGTTATCATCAACTCATGAACTGCTAAAAGAAATCGTCGCTGTTGAAAAGGAGAATATCAAGGTTAACCAACCGAATGATATTAATTATATCTCCGATCTCGTTTTTCATATAAGGGAAACCATGGTTAATCTTGAAAGCTTTAAAACTATTAACGGTGTTTCGGTCCCTCCATATTTCATCTGCCCATTGACCCTGCAGCTCATGTTTGACCCGGTGATCGTGTCAACGGGTCAAACGTATGAACGGGATTCGATCCAGAAATGGCTTAATAATGGACTTTTGAGATGCCCGGTAACCCGTCAAACACTTTCACACAGGAACCTGATCCCGAATTACACGGTCAAAGCTTTGATATCAAATTGGTGTGATGAAAACAATATAAAAGTCAACCGTACCGTTGACCATCCTGATAACTGTGATAAGTCATCATCAGAAGATCAAGTAGTTAGCAATTTGACAATTGAAAACGGGTTTGACCGACTGAgctttcaaaagtcaaaccatcggtCAACCGAAGAGTCATGTAGTCATAGCAGGAGTGAATCAACTTCAACGGCCGTTTCCAGTTCTGAACATTTATGTGAAATGTCTGGAGAAACAGCTTCCGATACCGGGGTTTCACCGCACAGTTACCCGATAACTGTTTCCCCGCTACCCGATTCTTCACGAAATGACACGACAACATTTTCGTATGTGAAACAACTTGTTAGCGATCTCAAATCTCCGTCAAACGAAACCCAAACGAAAGCCGCTGAAGAAATACGGTATCTTGCCAAAAACAATATGGAAAACCGAATCTTGATCGGACAATCCGGAGCCATTCAACCTCTTGTTTCGTTATTACATTCCAATCAAAAGCTTACGCAAGAACACGCGGTCACCGCTCTTTTAAACTTGTCGATAAATGGAAACATAAAGTCAATGATTGCCGAATCGGGTGCTGTCGAACCGTTAATCCATGTTTTAGAAACGGGAAATACGTGTGCTAAAGAAAACGCAGCAGCAGCGCTATTTAGTCTCTCGTTATTAGAAGAATACCGGGTCAAAATCGGTCAATCTGGTGCGGTCAAACCATTGGTTGACCTTTTAGGATCCGGCACCTTAAGAGGGAAAAAGGATGCAGCTACCGCATTGTTTAATTTATCGATTTTTCACGAGAATAAAGCGCGGATAATACAAGCAGGGGCGGTTAGGTATCTTGTGGAGTTAATGGATCCCGAAACGCAAATGGTTGATAAAGCGGTTGCTTTGCTTTCGAATCTGGCTAGTGTACCCGAGGGCTGTCTGGTAATTGCGCGAGAAGGAGGGATACCGTTGTTGGTTGAGGTTGTTGAAACGGGTTCTCAAAGGGGTAAAGAGAATGCGGCTTCTATACTTTTACAGCTTTGTCTGAATAGTCCAAAATATTGTCGGTTGGTTCTTCAAGAAGGTGCGGTCCCGCCTCTCGTTGCTTTGTCCCAATCTGGAACATCACGGGCCAAAGAGAAG GCACAACAACTTCTGAGTCATTTTCGCAGTCAGCGTGAAAATGCTTCCGGAAGAGGGAAATCTTGA